Proteins encoded within one genomic window of Oryza glaberrima chromosome 12, OglaRS2, whole genome shotgun sequence:
- the LOC127757786 gene encoding chaperone protein dnaJ GFA2, mitochondrial-like encodes MARAAASRLAAAATSSSTLEMFSRHLAAASSAWGIASSRAPYPGRERRSASWWCPTRSFHATRGMNARDYYDVLGVNKDASASDIKKAYYLLAKKFHPDTNKEDADAEKKFQEVQRAYEVLKDDDKRETYDQLGAEAYERQASGGGPDDFSGSHPFGDIFGDMFDNPFAMRGGRDVKVPIELSFMEAVQGCRKTIAYEADVFCDTCNGSGVPPGTVPQTCKACRGAGVIFMQRGIMSIETTCSRCGGSGKIVKNFCKTCKGEQLVKGKKSVKLDIMAGIDDNDTMKVFGKGGADVERNKPGDLYVTIKIREDPVFRREGNHVHVDAIISIAQAVLGGTVTVPTLTGNVSVKVRQGTQPGEKVVLRGKGIKARNSPAYGNQYIHFNVRVPTDVTQRQRELMEEFDKEECNEGERVAAASG; translated from the exons atggcgcgcgccgccgcctccaggctcgccgccgcggcaacctcctcctcgacg CTCGAGATGTTCTCCCGCCACCTCgcggccgcctcgtcggcgtGGGGCATCGCTTCGTCGCGGGCTCCCTATCCAG ggagggagaggaggagcgcgaGCTGGTGGTGCCCTACCAGGTCGTTCCATG CCACAAGGGGAATGAATGCAAGGGATTACTATGATGTTCTTGGAGTGAACAAAGATGCATCTGCATCAGACATAAAGAAGGCATATTATctg CTCGCAAAGAAATTCCATCCTGATACTAATAAAGAAGATGCTGATGCAGAAAAGAAATTTCAAGAAGTTCAGCGTGCCTACGAG GTTTTGAAGGATGATGATAAGCGTGAAACATACGACCAG CTTGGAGCAGAAGCTTATGAGCGCCAAGCGTCAGGTGGTGGCCCCGATGATTTTTCTGGGAGTCATCCATTTGGTGACATTTTTGGTGAT ATGTTTGATAATCCTTTTGCCATGAGAGGAGGTCGAGATGTCAAG GTTCCAATCGAACTATCATTCATGGAAGCCGTCCAAGGCTGCAGAAAAACTATTGCATATGAGGCTGATGTTTTCTGTGATACTTGCA ATGGAAGTGGTGTTCCTCCTGGCACTGTACCTCAAACATGTAAAGCCTGTCGAGGTGCTGGTGTG ATATTCATGCAGCGGGGTATAATGAGTATAGAAACTACTTGTTCTAGGTGTGGTGGAAGTGGGAAAATTGTGAAG AATTTTTGCAAGACATGCAAGGGTGAACAGCTAGTGAAGGGGAAAAAATCAGTCAAGCTCGACATAATGGCTG GCATCGATGACAATGACACTATGAAGGTTTTTGGCAAGGGTGGTGCAGATGTTGAGCGCAATAAACCTGGTGATCTCTATGTTACTATCAAG ATCAGAGAGGATCCTGTCTTCCGTAGAGAAGGCAACCATGTGCATGTTGACGCTATTATAAGCATTGCCCAG GCTGTACTAGGTGGAACTGTCACAGTACCAACCCTTACGGGCAACGTTTCAGTCAAG GTTCGCCAAGGTACCCAACCAGGAGAAAAGGTTGTCCTCAGGGGCAAAG GAATAAAAGCACGGAATTCCCCAGCCTATGGGAATCAGTATATTCACTTCAACGTCCGAGTTCCAAC GGATGTGACACAACGACAACGCGAGTTAATGGAGGAATTTGATAAAGAGGAGTGCAACGAAGGGGAGAGAGTTGCAGCTGCCTCCGGATGA
- the LOC127757946 gene encoding long chain acyl-CoA synthetase 9, chloroplastic-like, whose amino-acid sequence MNPYFVGLLVPIAVSLLLRKRRMVGKMRALPVDVGGEPGYAIRNYRFKQPVETHWEGVTTLAELFEQSCKDYVNMPLLGTRKLISREQESSLDGRSFEKLHLGEYDWKCYAEVFKSVCNFASGLIRLGHQKTERVAIFAETRAEWQIALQACFRQNITVVTIYASLGEEALCHSLNETEVTTVVCGQKELKKMIDISGQLDTVKRVIYINEEGISAEVSLAQKSTSWIIEPFEDVGRLGDTAPVDANMPLPSDVAVIMYTSGSTGLPKGVMMTHRNVLATLSAVMTIVPEIGKKDVYLAYLPLAHILELAAEALIAAVGASIGYGSPLTLTDTSNKIKKGTLGDASALKPTLMTAVPAILDRVRDGVRKKVDTKGGVAKQLFDVAYNRRLAAVNGSWLGAWGLEKLLWDMLVFKKVRAVLGGKIRFVLSGGAPLSGDTQRFINICLGVPIGQGYGLTETCAGGTFSEYDDPSVGRVGAPLPCSYIKLIDWSEGGYLTSDSPMPRGEIVIGGPNVTKGYFKNEAKTNEVYKDDEKGMRWFYSGDIGRFHPDGCLEIIDRKKDIVKLQHGEYVSLGKVEAALIVSPYVENIMIHADPFHSYCVALVVAAHNELENWASQQGVTYTDFVDLCQKPEAVKEVLGSLSKAAKQARLEKFEIPAKIKLISEPWTPESGLVTAALKLKREVLRKTYEDDLAKLYA is encoded by the exons ATGAACCCTTATTTTGTTGGTCTTCTCGTCCCAATTGCGGTATCTCTTCTCCTACGGAAGAGGAGAATGGTTGGGAAGATGAGGGCACTGCCAGTTGATGTGGGTGGAGAGCCCGGGTATGCAATCCGCAACTATCGATTCAAGCAACCGGTTGAAACTCACTGGGAAGGTGTCACCACGCTCGCCGAGCTGTTTGAGCAGTCCTGCAAGGATTATGTCAACATGCCGCTCCTCGGCACCAGGAAGCTCATCTCCAGGGAACAGGAATCATCACTTGATGGGAGGTCCTTTGAGAAGCTTCATCTTGGAGAGTATGACTGGAAGTGCTACGCTGAGGTATTCAAGAGTGTTTGCAACTTCGCATCTGGACTAATTCGGCTAGGCCATCAGAAGACTGAGCGTGTTGCTATTTTCGCCGAGACGCGGGCTGAGTGGCAAATTGCTCTGCAG GCATGCTTCAGGCAAAATATTACAGTTGTCACAATCTACGCCTCCTTGGGAGAGGAAGCACTGTGCCACTCACTAAATGAG ACAGAGGTTACTACTGTTGTATGTGGTCAGAAAGAACTGAAAAAAATGATTGATATAAGTGGGCAGCTTGACACAGTAAAGCGAGTTATCTATATCAATGAGGAAGGAATCTCAGCTGAAGTTTCTTTAGCTCAAAAAAGCACTAGCTGGATAATTGAGCCGTTTGAGGATGTAGGTAGATTGGGAGATACAGCACCTGTTGATGCAAACATGCCTCTCCCATCTGACGTAGCAGTGATAATGTATACAAGCGGTAGCACCGGATTGCCTAAG GGAGTAATGATGACCCATCGGAACGTCCTGGCTACACTTTCAGCAGTTATGACCATTGTGCCTGAAATTGGTAAAAAGGATGTATACCTGGCCTACCTGCCACTTGCACACATTCTTGAGTTGGCAGCTGAG gcacTCATAGCTGCTGTTGGGGCTTCCATAGGATATGGATCACCCTTGACCCTGACTGATAcatcaaacaaaataaaaaagggaACACTGGGTGATGCTTCTGCACTCAAGCCAACACTGATGACCGCTGTACCTGCTATACTTGATCGTGTTCGTGATGGTGTGAGAAAGAAG GTGGATACAAAGGGTGGTGTAGCAAAGCAGTTATTTGATGTTGCCTATAATCGTCGACTTGCCGCAGTCAATGGAAGTTGGCTGGGTGCATGGGGATTAGAGAAACTCTTGTGGGATATGCTTGTCTTCAAAAAGGTGCGAGCAGTTTTGGGAGGAAAAATTCGCTTTGTACTTTCAGGTGGAGCACCTCTATCAGGAGATACCCAGAGATTTATCAATATATGCCTTGG GGTTCCAATAGGGCAAGGGTATGGTCTTACTGAGACATGTGCTGGAGGAACATTTTCTGAGTATGATGACCCATCTGTTGGTCGCGTTGGTGCTCCACTACCTTGTTCGTACATTAAG CTGATTGACTGGTCAGAAGGTGGATACTTAACAAGTGACTCCCCAATGCCTCGAGGAGAGATTGTCATTGGTGGTCCCAATGTAACTAAAGGCTATTTCAAGAATGAAGCTAAGACAAATGAAGTCTATAAG GATGACGAAAAAGGTATGCGATGGTTCTATTCTGGTGACATCGGGCGCTTCCACCCAGATGGCTGCCTTGAAATCATTGACCGTAAAAAGGATATTGTGAAGCTTCAACATGGTGAATATGTGTCTCTCGGGAAG GTGGAGGCTGCTCTGATTGTGAGCCCATATGTGGAGAACATCATGATCCATGCTGATCCTTTCCACAGTTACTGTGTTGCACTTGTGGTAGCTGCACACAATGAGCTGGAAAACTGGGCTTCGCAGCAGGGAGTTACATACACCGATTTCGTAGATTTGTGCCAGAAGCCAGAGGCTGTTAAAGAAGTGCTTGGATCTCTATCAAAG GCTGCGAAGCAAGCGCGACTGGAGAAGTTTGAGATCCCGGCCAAGATCAAGCTGATATCTGAGCCATGGACCCCGGAGTCTGGCCTTGTCACTGCTGCCCTCAAGCTCAAGAGGGAAGTGCTCAGGAAGACATATGAGGATGATCTTGCTAAACTATACGCCTGA